The genome window GGATCGCTTGCCCGGACGCTGATCGCCTACGCCTTTTCCGCCCGCCTGCCCGTCCTTATTGTGATGTTCTTCGCCATGCGCGGCAACGACGGGGCAGGTTGGGGAACCCACTATGACGCTGCCGACGCGAGTATGGCGCACCTCCCGTTCGCACAGAAATTTCTACTCCTGGCATTTCTCCCCCAGATGACTCTGTGGATTGCCTGGACGGTGATTGTTGGATTGCTGGCGGGCCTGATTGCGGTCGCTCTGGCCCGGCGCGGCAAACCCGCGGCTGAAGTTGCGGCGAAAGCATGAAAGTCCCCGGGAAACGGCCGCGACGCGGGGCGATGAATTGCTACGGAATTGCCGTCAGGGATGCCATCTCGCCCACTGTTCGCGCCAGGCCGCCACTCGAGCGCGCCGGTTTGACTTCGGATTCACCGCCAGAATAAGATAGGGCCAGAAACCGGGACCAGCGGCAATGGCAAAAACCACCAATCCGGGCGCGCCAAAGGCCGGCGCGATAAAGGAACGTCAAGAGAAATTCACCACCCTTTCGGGCGTTCCCGTTGATCCGGTTTATACCGAGGACGATCTCAAGGATTTCAGTTATTCACGCGATCTGGGCGACCCCGGCCAGTACCCTTACACCCGCGGGATTCACCGCACCATGTACCGCGGCAAGCTGTGGACCATGCGGCAGTTTTCCGGCTTCGGCAGCCCGGAAGACACCAACCAGCGCCTTCACTATCTTCTGAAGCAAGGCCAGACCGGGCTTTCCATCGCATTTGATTTGCCTACGCTGATGGGCTACGACTCGAACCATCCGCTGGCCGAAGGCGAGGTGGGCAAGTGCGGCGTCTCGGTCTCGTCTCTCGAAGATATGGAGACCATGCTCGCGGGGCTTCCTCTTGAGCGCGTCTCGACGTCGATGACCATCAATTCCCCGGCCGCCATGATCTGGGCCATGTACCTGGTGGCGGCGGAAAAGAGCGGAGCTGACTGGAAACGCATCTCGGGCACGCTCCAGAATGACATCCTGAAGGAATACATCGCTCAGAAGGAGTACATCTTCCCTCCTCAACCGTCCATGCGCCTGGTGGTGGATTCCATCGTCTTCAGCGCCAGGGAGACGCCGCGCTGGAACCCGATCTCCATCAGCGGCTACCACATTCGCGAGGCAGGTTCGACGGCGGTGCAGGAACTGGCCTTTACCCTGCGCGACGGAATTGAATACGTTGACTGGGTAAAGCGCGCGGGCCTCGATGTGGATGAATTTGCGCCACGGCTGAGCTTCTTCTTCAATTCCCACAATGACCTTTTCGAGGAGATTGCCAAGTTCCGCGCGGCGCGCAAGGTCTGGGCCACGGTGATGCGCGAACGCTACGGCGCGAAGGACCCTCGCTCGTGGCTCTGCCGGTTCCACACACAGACGGCAGGATGCTCCCTGACGGCCCAGCAGCCTTACAACAACGTGGTGAGAACAGCCATTCAGGCGCTGGCGGGCGTGCTGGGAGGGCCCCAGTCGCTCCACACGAATTCATTGGACGAAGCCTGGGCGCTGCCCACCGAGCACGCGGCAACGCTGGCCCTGCGCACCCAGCAGGTGATCGCGCATGAAAGCGGCGTGGCGGATGTGGCCGATCCATTCGGCGGCTCATATTTCCTAGAAAAGCTGACGCTTGATACAGAGCGCGCCTGCTACGAATATTTTGACAAAATCGACGCCATGGGCGGCATGGTGGCCGCCATCGAAAAAGGTTTTCCGCAAAAGGAGATCCACGAGGCGGCTTACTCCTATCAACGGGCCGTCGAGCAGAAAGAAAAGATCATTGTGGGCGTCAACGATTTTGTCACTGAAGAGGAACGGCCGGTTGACATTCTCGTGATCGACGAAACGATTGCGAAGCGGCAGCGGGAAAAACTGGCGGCGCTGAAGGAGAATCGTGATAACGCCCGCGTCCAGCAAACGCTTGAGGCGCTGGGCGCCGCCGCCGCGACCGACAGCAACCTGATGCCCTGCATCCTGGAATGCGTGCGGGCCTATGCCACGCTCGGCGAGATGTGCGACGTGCTGCGCAAAGTGTTCGGAACTTATGAGGAACCGGCATTCCGGTAGCTTCTCCGCTCTCTCTGCGCCTCTTCGGTGAATAATGAAGTACGACTACGAAACTCCGCGCTCTCTGCGCCTCTGCGGTGAACAATGACCGACCCGGAACTCACGCACGCAATCATCGGAGCCGCTATTGAGGTTCATCGTCAGCTCGAGCCGGGCCTTCTGGAATCCGCCTATGAGGAATGCATGGCCAGGGAACTCGCGCTCCGGTCCATACCTTTCGATCGTCAGAAGCCCTTGCCTGTCGTTTACAAAGGCGTCAGACTGGAATGCGGTTATCGGCTGGACTTGCTCGTGGACGGACGTGTCGTCGTCGAGCTCAAGCCTGTTGAGGCTCTCGCCCCAATTCATGGTGCAATTCTCCTGACTTATCTGAAGCTTTCCGGATGCAAAATCGGACTCCTGATAAACTTTAACTGCGCAGTACTCAAAGGCGGTATTCGCAGGCGCGCCTTGCGCTACGATCGTGAGCCAGCAACTCACCGCAGAGGCCCAGAGGACCCGGAGGAAAAGCTGAAATGCCCGACCGCAGAATTCGAGTCTTAGTTGCCAAGCCCGGCCTCGACGGGCACGACCGGGGCGCCAAGATTGTGGCCCGCGCTTTGCGTGACGCCGGCATGGAAGTGATCTACACCGGCCTGCGCCAGACGCCGGAGCAGATCGCCAGCGCCGCTGTGCAGGAAGACGTAGACGCCGTCGGCATCTCGATCTTGTCGGGCGCGCACAACACCATCGTTCCGCGCATCTGCCAGTTGCTGCGCGAAGCTGGCATGGCGGACGTGCTGGTGATTGTCGGCGGCATCGTTCCGGACGAAGATATCCCCAGCTTGAAGGAGTCCGGAGTGGCGGCGGTGTTCCAGCCCGGGGCCGCCACGCAGGAGATAGTAGATTTCATCCGCAGCCACGTAAAGCAAGTGGCATAGTGTCAGCGCTCGGACCCGGCGGGGAGGACCATCAATGGCACATGAATTCACGACGTCTCATCTGAAAGATTCCATCGACCTGCTCCGCCATTACAAACAACTTGCAGAACGCGCCATGGCACAGATTCCCGACGAGGCCTTCGCCCATTCGCTCGACGCAGAATCGAATTCAATTGCCACCATCGTGAAACACCTGGCCGGCAATATGCGCTCGCGTTTCACCGACTTCCTGTCCTCGGACGGAGAAAAGCCAGAGCGCAATCGCGACATGGAATTTGAAGCCCCGCCGAAAACCCGGACTGAAGTGGTGCAGTTGTGGGAGGCCGGCTGGGAATGCGTTTTTAGCGCGCTGGCGCCACTCAGCGACGCTGATCTAACCCGCACCGTTTTGATTCGCACGGAGCCGCACTCCGTGATGCAGGCCATTAACCGCCAAATCGCCCATTACTGCTCGCACATCGGCCAGATTATCTTTCTGGCAAAACATTTCGCCGGCGATCAATGGAAAGCCGTGACCGTGCCTCGCGGGAAATCAGCAGAATTCGCTGCCAGGGTAGCGAAAGGCGAGCTTTCACAGCGATAATCACAAGCGTACCAGCCGCAATCAATCCTGTGGTCAGTTTAGTCGCGCTGGCGCTGACATAAGGGGCGAACCACGTTGCCAGAATCCGTCCTGAAGAGCCAGATTGACCCCAAATCCAGGGAGTTTGAATCAAACACCCACCGAATGAAAGAGCTGATGGGCGAGCTCCTGAACCAGGAAGAAATCATCCGCGAGGGCGGCGGCGAAGCGGCTGTCGCATACCAGCACAAAAAAGGACGATTGACGGCGCGAGAGCGCATAGCCCTTTTGATCGATGCCGGCAGCGAATTTTTCGAGTTGGGCATTTATGCCGCCTTCGAAATGTATGAAGAGTGGGGCGGCGCGCCGGCTGCTGGCGTCGTCACAGGGCTTGGGCGGGTCCACGGACGACTGGTGATGGTTGTAGCGAACGACGCGACCGTGAAAGCCGGGGCGTTCTTTCCCATGACCGCCAAGAAGGTCCTCCGCGCGCAACAGATTGCCATCGACAACCATCTTCCAACCCTTTACCTGGTGGATTCGGCGGGGATCTTTCTGCCCTTGCAGGAAGACGTTTTCCCCGACACCGACGATTTTGGCCGGGTCTTCCGTAATAACGCCGTGATGAGCGCCATGGGCATCCCGCAGATTACGGCCATTATGGGCATGTGCGTGGCGGGCGGCGCTTACCTGCCGGTGATGTGCGACCACATTCTGATGACCGATAGCAGCGGTCTGTTCCTGGCCGGCCCGGCCCTGGTGCAGGCTGCCATTGGGCAGAAACCTTCCGCAGAAGAACTCGGCGGCGCCAGGATGCACATGGAGATCAGCGGCACCATCGATTTCCGCGAGCGGAACGACGAGCGATGCTTATCAAAAGTTCGGGAATTGGTTGATAAATTCGGCAGTAAACGACTGGCTGCATTCGACAAGCGGGACGCAAAGCCGCCGGTTTATCCATCAGATGAGATCTACGGAATTTTTGCGTCCGGGCCAACGGCCCAGTACGACATGCGCGAGGTTCTCGCGCGAATTATCGATGAAGGCGCCTTCACGGAGTACCGTTCAGAGTACGGACAAACGGTGCTGTGCGGCTACGCGCGGATCGGCGGCTGGGCCGTGGGTATTGTAGCCAATCAGAAGAAAACCGTCCCTGCGGTTTCCCGCGAGAGCGGCGAAAAGCGAATCCATTTTGGCGGTGTCATCTATACCGAGGCGGCGGACAAG of Terriglobia bacterium contains these proteins:
- a CDS encoding methylmalonyl-CoA mutase family protein; the encoded protein is MAKTTNPGAPKAGAIKERQEKFTTLSGVPVDPVYTEDDLKDFSYSRDLGDPGQYPYTRGIHRTMYRGKLWTMRQFSGFGSPEDTNQRLHYLLKQGQTGLSIAFDLPTLMGYDSNHPLAEGEVGKCGVSVSSLEDMETMLAGLPLERVSTSMTINSPAAMIWAMYLVAAEKSGADWKRISGTLQNDILKEYIAQKEYIFPPQPSMRLVVDSIVFSARETPRWNPISISGYHIREAGSTAVQELAFTLRDGIEYVDWVKRAGLDVDEFAPRLSFFFNSHNDLFEEIAKFRAARKVWATVMRERYGAKDPRSWLCRFHTQTAGCSLTAQQPYNNVVRTAIQALAGVLGGPQSLHTNSLDEAWALPTEHAATLALRTQQVIAHESGVADVADPFGGSYFLEKLTLDTERACYEYFDKIDAMGGMVAAIEKGFPQKEIHEAAYSYQRAVEQKEKIIVGVNDFVTEEERPVDILVIDETIAKRQREKLAALKENRDNARVQQTLEALGAAAATDSNLMPCILECVRAYATLGEMCDVLRKVFGTYEEPAFR
- a CDS encoding GxxExxY protein; this encodes MTDPELTHAIIGAAIEVHRQLEPGLLESAYEECMARELALRSIPFDRQKPLPVVYKGVRLECGYRLDLLVDGRVVVELKPVEALAPIHGAILLTYLKLSGCKIGLLINFNCAVLKGGIRRRALRYDREPATHRRGPEDPEEKLKCPTAEFES
- a CDS encoding cobalamin B12-binding domain-containing protein, coding for MPDRRIRVLVAKPGLDGHDRGAKIVARALRDAGMEVIYTGLRQTPEQIASAAVQEDVDAVGISILSGAHNTIVPRICQLLREAGMADVLVIVGGIVPDEDIPSLKESGVAAVFQPGAATQEIVDFIRSHVKQVA
- a CDS encoding DUF1572 family protein, with amino-acid sequence MAHEFTTSHLKDSIDLLRHYKQLAERAMAQIPDEAFAHSLDAESNSIATIVKHLAGNMRSRFTDFLSSDGEKPERNRDMEFEAPPKTRTEVVQLWEAGWECVFSALAPLSDADLTRTVLIRTEPHSVMQAINRQIAHYCSHIGQIIFLAKHFAGDQWKAVTVPRGKSAEFAARVAKGELSQR
- a CDS encoding acyl-CoA carboxylase subunit beta, yielding MKELMGELLNQEEIIREGGGEAAVAYQHKKGRLTARERIALLIDAGSEFFELGIYAAFEMYEEWGGAPAAGVVTGLGRVHGRLVMVVANDATVKAGAFFPMTAKKVLRAQQIAIDNHLPTLYLVDSAGIFLPLQEDVFPDTDDFGRVFRNNAVMSAMGIPQITAIMGMCVAGGAYLPVMCDHILMTDSSGLFLAGPALVQAAIGQKPSAEELGGARMHMEISGTIDFRERNDERCLSKVRELVDKFGSKRLAAFDKRDAKPPVYPSDEIYGIFASGPTAQYDMREVLARIIDEGAFTEYRSEYGQTVLCGYARIGGWAVGIVANQKKTVPAVSRESGEKRIHFGGVIYTEAADKAARFIMNCNQNRVPLIFFHDVNGFMVGKEAEWSGIIRAGAKMVNAVSNSVVPKITVICGGSFGAGHYAMCGKAYDPRFIFAWPTARYAVMSGDAAAETLVEIKVKQLERSGKALSEEEKGEMLESIQKTYEHQTDPRYGAARLWVDAIIDPAQTREALTWALEAAALNPEIKEFKTGVLQT